From Arcticibacter tournemirensis, one genomic window encodes:
- a CDS encoding IS1182 family transposase, which translates to MAVKQPVFKPYNQAQILVLPPTLEELIPLWHPVRVVNEVINKLNIEPLLKAYHIRGSSSYHPQMLLKVVVYGYVTNLYSSRKLAAACKESIYFMWLSSMSYPDHNTINRFRGVRLKHALRSVFEEVVKLLSEEGLLSIEEINTDGTKIEANANKYTFVWKKSIQTNKEKMKKQLTEIWQYAQQVASEEDKMPEPPDFTEINSEKVKAAVDQLNEKLAAKDNADKKVKAKLKYITKHYPQNIEKYEHQEEILGQRNSFSKTDTDATFMRMKEDHMKNGQLKPAYNVQISTSNQFIVNYTIHSNTTDTNTLNAHLTQHEASFGKAPEKLTADAGYGSEENYTLLEQKQTIAFVKYGMFDKEQNENYNNKQPFAASKLFYNQEKDCYICPMGRQMNFIGTSRKRTSTGFEQTVKRYQAGNCANCPLNGACHKSSANRIIEVNVNLNRLKQKAHELLNSEEGLQRRKKRCFDVEPTFGNIKQNHGFKRFMLRGKEKVEIEWGLIAIAQNLRKKAG; encoded by the coding sequence ATGGCGGTAAAGCAACCTGTTTTCAAGCCCTATAATCAGGCACAAATTCTGGTACTCCCACCAACCCTTGAAGAATTGATCCCTTTATGGCATCCGGTCCGGGTTGTAAATGAGGTCATTAACAAGCTCAATATAGAGCCGCTTTTAAAAGCTTATCACATTAGGGGAAGTTCAAGTTATCACCCTCAAATGCTGCTTAAAGTGGTGGTTTATGGGTACGTTACCAACCTTTATTCCAGCCGTAAACTGGCGGCAGCCTGTAAGGAAAGTATTTACTTCATGTGGTTAAGTTCGATGAGCTATCCCGATCATAATACGATCAACCGTTTCCGGGGTGTGCGCTTGAAACATGCCCTGCGCAGTGTGTTTGAAGAGGTGGTAAAGCTGTTGTCGGAAGAAGGGCTGCTGAGCATAGAGGAGATTAATACGGATGGAACGAAGATCGAAGCCAATGCCAACAAGTACACCTTCGTTTGGAAGAAGTCGATTCAGACCAATAAAGAGAAGATGAAAAAGCAACTGACTGAGATATGGCAGTATGCACAACAGGTAGCCTCGGAAGAAGACAAGATGCCTGAGCCGCCTGATTTTACGGAAATTAACAGCGAAAAAGTAAAAGCTGCCGTAGATCAGCTTAACGAAAAGCTGGCCGCAAAAGATAATGCAGATAAAAAGGTGAAGGCTAAACTGAAGTATATTACTAAACATTACCCGCAGAATATAGAAAAATATGAGCATCAGGAAGAGATCCTGGGCCAAAGGAACAGCTTTAGTAAAACCGATACGGATGCTACTTTCATGCGGATGAAAGAAGACCACATGAAAAATGGTCAGTTAAAACCCGCCTATAATGTTCAGATATCTACCTCCAACCAGTTCATTGTCAATTATACCATTCATTCCAATACAACAGACACCAATACGCTGAATGCTCATTTAACGCAGCATGAAGCCAGCTTTGGCAAAGCACCTGAAAAGCTCACCGCGGATGCCGGGTACGGATCTGAAGAAAACTACACGCTGCTGGAACAAAAGCAAACCATTGCCTTTGTAAAGTATGGGATGTTCGATAAAGAGCAAAATGAAAACTACAATAACAAACAGCCTTTTGCAGCAAGCAAGCTTTTCTATAACCAGGAGAAAGATTGTTACATCTGTCCGATGGGCCGGCAGATGAATTTCATCGGGACAAGTAGAAAACGAACAAGCACCGGTTTTGAGCAAACAGTAAAAAGATACCAGGCGGGCAATTGCGCTAACTGTCCGCTCAACGGTGCTTGTCATAAATCAAGCGCCAACAGGATCATTGAGGTCAATGTAAATCTGAACCGGCTTAAGCAAAAGGCACATGAACTGTTAAACAGTGAAGAAGGCCTACAGCGGCGAAAGAAACGATGCTTTGATGTGGAACCAACTTTCGGAAACATTAAACAGAACCATGGTTTCAAAAGGTTCATGCTTCGGGGTAAGGAAAAAGTGGAGATCGAATGGGGTTTGATTGCAATTGCACAAAACTTAAGGAAAAAAGCAGGGTGA
- a CDS encoding Kelch repeat-containing protein yields MNKLFTGAFFLCLLTLFAGCSSSDDDDDLAGDWIRKSDFGGVSRRGAVSFVIDDIAYVGTGYNYGASSTDKRHLADFWSYDAARDNWDTIATFPGAPRTDAVAFSAGGKGYVGLGRNSLTDEKYKDFYEYDPGTNKWTKIADFPGAGGRYYAVSFSINNIGYVGSGTDGNNDQQDFYKYDPSKSTPGWEKISNIKTKRVMAFSFVIGNIAYVGGGQNNGALVPSFYAYDPSKDTWTRKISLYPDGDDEETKEIKENDDYNYNLQRYSAVAFSIGNYGYLTTGMGSGTSSTSWRYNPDRDLWEDVDTFEGSSRYGATGFAINGKGYITTGGGSSTSGTDDLWMFDPNASDDD; encoded by the coding sequence ATGAATAAACTTTTCACGGGCGCTTTTTTCCTTTGTTTGCTAACCCTCTTTGCAGGATGTAGCAGCAGTGATGATGACGATGATTTAGCGGGTGACTGGATCAGGAAGTCCGACTTTGGAGGTGTTTCAAGGCGGGGAGCTGTTTCTTTTGTTATCGACGATATTGCCTATGTAGGAACGGGATATAATTACGGTGCCAGTTCAACAGATAAAAGACATCTGGCCGATTTTTGGTCTTACGACGCTGCGCGCGATAATTGGGATACAATAGCAACGTTTCCTGGCGCTCCCAGAACAGATGCGGTTGCCTTTTCTGCAGGAGGAAAAGGATATGTTGGTTTAGGTCGTAATTCGCTGACCGATGAGAAATACAAGGATTTCTATGAATATGATCCGGGAACTAACAAATGGACAAAGATAGCTGATTTCCCTGGTGCTGGCGGTCGTTATTATGCTGTGTCTTTTTCCATCAATAACATCGGTTACGTCGGCAGTGGCACCGATGGGAATAATGATCAGCAGGACTTTTATAAATACGATCCATCTAAGTCAACTCCGGGATGGGAGAAAATCTCCAATATAAAAACCAAGAGGGTAATGGCATTTTCTTTCGTAATCGGCAATATCGCTTACGTGGGCGGCGGACAGAATAACGGAGCACTCGTTCCTTCTTTTTATGCCTATGATCCCTCTAAAGACACATGGACGCGCAAAATCTCTCTTTATCCTGACGGGGATGATGAAGAAACGAAGGAGATCAAGGAAAACGACGACTACAATTATAATCTGCAGCGGTATTCGGCAGTAGCATTCTCCATCGGAAATTACGGTTATTTAACTACCGGGATGGGAAGCGGAACGTCCAGCACGAGCTGGAGGTATAACCCCGACAGAGATCTATGGGAAGATGTGGATACCTTTGAGGGAAGTTCAAGATACGGAGCCACGGGATTTGCCATAAACGGAAAAGGATATATCACCACTGGCGGTGGATCGAGTACAAGTGGTACCGACGATCTGTGGATGTTTGATCCCAATGCATCCGACGATGATTAA
- a CDS encoding DUF4270 family protein encodes MDNSIRRCMQLLKWFAGLLTLVVVLASCEKNSSIGIGEDETLFANITDTVTISTATMLLDSLPSAGKGVLLVGRINDPELGIISSSSYFQISPSGLNTSSLPTDAVFDSVRLRLNYSGYYYGDTLQKQDISVYQLSERLVLPKVSDYLSSEAQNVFSSSATFYNRSKFRHDPAPLATLSYYPKPGSDSLMLRLPDNMGKSFFNLVKEESTLLSNTDLFLDYFKGMVLKPGTSVGNAIVGFRDSVSVKIYYSYVDGEGNKKKQEMAFSLYDNNYQFNHFDADRSATKLKDIGLSNTVVSSDLTSDKTYIQAMAGLVTRISIPYIRFLNSGGDIVINKAELLVETPGAPHYLPFERPAQLVLLVADKNNRPTQILSDPQTSQSALYLTYSDYVEGKASYSFPLTEYISSYYSKYNNTSLLLTVPVADLQNTFNRLIVGSQANADVKIKLRVTYTKLKL; translated from the coding sequence ATGGATAATTCGATCAGACGGTGCATGCAATTGTTAAAGTGGTTTGCTGGTTTGTTAACCTTAGTGGTTGTACTTGCATCTTGCGAAAAGAACAGCTCTATTGGAATTGGCGAGGATGAGACATTGTTTGCGAATATCACCGATACTGTTACAATAAGCACAGCAACGATGCTGCTCGATTCTCTTCCGTCCGCTGGGAAAGGAGTGTTGCTGGTAGGAAGGATCAATGACCCTGAGCTCGGCATTATCAGTTCATCCAGTTATTTTCAGATTTCGCCCTCGGGTCTTAACACTTCTTCACTCCCCACCGACGCTGTGTTTGATTCGGTCAGGCTCAGGCTAAATTACTCGGGATATTATTATGGCGACACTCTGCAGAAGCAGGACATATCAGTTTACCAGCTTTCGGAGCGCCTTGTACTGCCCAAAGTGTCCGACTACCTTTCATCGGAGGCGCAGAATGTGTTTTCAAGTTCAGCCACATTTTATAACCGCTCAAAGTTCAGGCATGATCCTGCTCCACTGGCTACTCTCTCCTATTATCCGAAACCGGGTTCCGACAGTTTGATGCTTCGCCTGCCAGATAACATGGGGAAGTCGTTCTTCAACCTGGTAAAAGAGGAGAGTACTCTTCTCTCTAATACCGACCTTTTTCTCGATTATTTTAAGGGAATGGTGCTTAAGCCCGGAACCAGCGTCGGAAACGCTATTGTTGGCTTCAGAGATTCCGTTAGTGTAAAGATCTATTACTCCTATGTAGATGGCGAAGGGAATAAGAAAAAACAGGAGATGGCGTTCAGTCTGTACGATAACAACTACCAGTTCAATCACTTTGATGCCGACAGGAGCGCTACTAAGTTAAAAGATATAGGCTTATCCAATACAGTTGTTTCTTCTGACCTTACATCCGACAAAACCTATATTCAGGCGATGGCGGGTCTGGTTACCCGGATATCAATACCCTATATCCGGTTTTTAAATTCAGGTGGCGATATCGTTATCAATAAAGCAGAGCTACTGGTTGAAACACCCGGGGCTCCTCATTATCTGCCTTTTGAAAGGCCGGCCCAACTGGTGCTTCTGGTTGCCGATAAAAACAATCGGCCCACCCAGATACTGTCGGATCCGCAGACTAGCCAGTCAGCCCTATACTTAACGTACAGCGATTATGTTGAAGGGAAGGCGTCGTATAGTTTTCCTCTGACTGAGTATATTTCAAGCTATTATTCAAAATACAATAATACCTCGCTCCTGCTCACTGTGCCGGTTGCAGACCTGCAAAATACCTTTAATCGCCTGATCGTAGGATCTCAGGCCAATGCCGACGTAAAAATCAAATTAAGAGTTACATATACAAAATTAAAACTATAG
- a CDS encoding sensor histidine kinase, whose product MNKIKLQNWLQEAIPLLLWLGFVLLPFLMRSASMPAYVRTHFLENIFLTNLLLLAVFYLHAYGIYPLRKRKNGIWLYVLALAACMAAFMFVSQRISPGPQPAVLAERERARALPYPGSFQHRDSLPGPEHFPRPGGEPPMKVRLLFPGFRITPFFFVILCSYCYCILRDTTKRERALKEHENENLKTELTFLRSQISPHFMFNVLNSMVSLARKQSPLLEASLINMSNLMRYMLYESNGKLVSLNTELEYLRNYIDLQLLRYGDSVRLNLYINGQAEHYHIEPMLLIPFVENAFKHGISMIKDPLIDISVSVNNETGELLFNVVNNISPQENKDEGEIGIGLANVKRRLALLYPEKHHLKIERARNLFNVELQIKLT is encoded by the coding sequence ATGAATAAGATCAAGTTGCAGAACTGGCTACAGGAAGCTATCCCGCTGCTGCTCTGGCTGGGCTTCGTGTTGTTACCTTTTTTGATGCGTTCGGCGTCCATGCCCGCCTATGTACGCACTCATTTTCTGGAGAATATCTTCCTGACTAACCTACTGTTGCTAGCTGTGTTTTACCTTCATGCCTACGGAATTTACCCGCTTAGAAAAAGAAAGAACGGCATCTGGTTGTATGTACTTGCTTTGGCTGCTTGCATGGCTGCTTTTATGTTCGTTTCACAGCGAATATCTCCGGGCCCCCAACCGGCTGTTCTTGCGGAAAGGGAAAGGGCAAGAGCATTACCATACCCAGGCAGCTTTCAGCACAGGGATAGTTTGCCAGGGCCGGAACATTTTCCACGCCCCGGTGGCGAGCCTCCTATGAAGGTACGCCTTTTATTCCCGGGCTTCCGGATAACCCCTTTCTTCTTTGTCATCCTCTGCAGCTATTGCTACTGTATTCTTAGAGATACCACCAAGCGGGAAAGAGCTCTAAAAGAACATGAAAATGAAAATCTGAAAACGGAGCTTACCTTTTTACGTTCGCAGATCAGTCCTCACTTTATGTTCAACGTGCTTAACAGCATGGTTTCGCTGGCCCGCAAGCAATCTCCATTGCTCGAAGCTTCACTTATTAACATGTCGAACCTGATGCGTTATATGTTGTATGAAAGTAATGGCAAACTGGTTTCGCTAAATACAGAACTGGAATATCTAAGAAATTATATCGACCTGCAACTGTTGCGCTACGGCGATTCGGTAAGACTTAACTTATATATCAACGGACAAGCGGAGCATTATCATATAGAACCGATGCTTCTTATTCCTTTTGTGGAAAATGCTTTTAAACACGGTATTTCGATGATTAAGGATCCTCTTATTGATATATCTGTTTCTGTTAACAATGAAACAGGTGAATTGCTCTTTAACGTTGTAAATAACATTAGTCCCCAGGAAAACAAGGATGAAGGAGAAATTGGAATTGGCCTTGCTAACGTAAAGAGGAGGCTTGCGCTATTGTATCCTGAAAAGCATCATTTAAAAATTGAACGGGCTAGAAACCTTTTTAATGTCGAACTTCAAATTAAACTTACATAA